The Streptococcus sp. VT 162 genome has a window encoding:
- a CDS encoding phosphate-transport permease PitB translates to MTVYEKRNLKIKGIIMKKTFLKKLVTASIAAVTALSVFRGVPTFADDNDVATAKANGETSAKVAINKVLNIAEGITTPEATFTFTFTPKTGTSSNGAPYETISDSNGKIAAKNVVYSKSDLLQPNQTSIKKDTGNIFESVTYTHAGEYVYTVAETQNVGWAQILKNSVPIDSMTYDNRSYEMHVIVKNKQSSGVYISSVYFKLVSTSSTAKVKPSEKGELYKYDLFVNTYRKNAGKITNPNEPTPNKPKPENFNPGAKSLVIKKLVEGDSADKTKDFTFKLTFTKASTDDQGTFVGQVGSTSYTFENGKEKTITLHHDQSLVFDNLPAGTRYKLVESGSQGYKATASYNENGVIRNQTGTASADFTQTSILVGEKTNDNTITNSLPNVTPTGLLIDNLPFILMIGLGLAGFVVLSKKRRQA, encoded by the coding sequence ATGACAGTTTATGAAAAAAGAAATTTAAAAATAAAAGGAATAATCATGAAAAAAACATTTTTGAAAAAATTAGTTACTGCAAGTATTGCAGCTGTAACCGCCTTGTCGGTCTTTAGAGGAGTGCCAACATTTGCGGATGATAATGATGTGGCAACTGCCAAAGCAAATGGTGAAACAAGTGCAAAAGTAGCTATTAATAAGGTGTTGAATATTGCGGAAGGAATTACAACACCTGAAGCAACTTTTACATTTACTTTCACCCCAAAAACTGGTACATCATCAAATGGTGCACCTTATGAAACGATTTCTGATTCAAATGGAAAAATAGCTGCAAAGAATGTAGTTTATTCTAAAAGTGATCTTTTGCAACCAAATCAAACTAGTATTAAGAAAGATACTGGAAATATTTTCGAAAGCGTAACCTACACACACGCCGGAGAATATGTTTATACTGTAGCAGAAACTCAAAATGTTGGTTGGGCACAAATTCTGAAAAATAGCGTACCAATTGATTCTATGACATATGATAATCGTAGCTATGAAATGCACGTTATTGTAAAAAATAAGCAAAGCTCAGGTGTTTATATTTCATCTGTATATTTCAAACTAGTGTCTACAAGTTCTACTGCTAAAGTAAAACCATCTGAGAAGGGCGAACTTTATAAATATGATTTATTTGTAAATACTTACAGGAAAAATGCGGGTAAAATCACAAATCCAAATGAACCAACACCAAATAAACCAAAACCAGAAAATTTCAATCCAGGAGCAAAATCTTTAGTAATCAAAAAATTGGTAGAAGGTGATTCGGCTGATAAAACAAAAGACTTTACCTTTAAGTTAACTTTTACAAAAGCTTCAACAGATGATCAAGGTACATTTGTCGGACAAGTTGGTTCCACATCTTATACATTTGAGAATGGGAAAGAAAAAACAATTACCCTTCACCATGATCAATCTTTGGTATTTGACAATCTACCTGCAGGTACTCGCTATAAACTAGTTGAATCAGGATCTCAAGGTTATAAAGCAACAGCCTCATATAATGAAAATGGAGTTATAAGGAATCAAACGGGTACAGCTTCAGCTGATTTTACTCAAACTAGTATTTTAGTCGGTGAAAAGACAAATGATAATACCATTACAAATAGCTTGCCAAATGTTACCCCTACTGGTCTCTTGATTGACAACCTTCCTTTCATCTTGATGATTGGTCTTGGTTTGGCTGGATTTGTTGTTTTGTCTAAAAAACGCAGACAAGCTTAA
- a CDS encoding adhesin, which translates to MNIRFDFKKVQIIARRLVTLLAILFLCAPISLLNADSTTEPQTTLHKTITPISGQDDKYELSLDITSKLGTETQTDPLDVVLVADLSGSMQNQDVQSFDGRTISRIDALKNTLKGTNGRKGLIDTILSNSNNRLSMVGFGGKIDNKKNDQYWDGNKWRLFRPYWPYERMTKYYDGVSPWDDANTILGWSNNARAAKTAVYNMSIAGGNSIGTESGIGTGTNIGAGLTLANQLMGSARSNAKKVVILLSDGFANMVYDANGYTIYNYNNEDPNIETAPQWFWDRLNNNLNSLSYSLAPTLDGFYSIKFRYSNNVDSITSLQYYMRQHNASIPNEIFSANDEDQLQDSFKDITDKILPLGIHHVTIKDVLSKYVQLLPNGSSEFRVVKEKDGSSETLSNEQVTFETKTSSEGLVEVTANFSPNYSLEDGARYVLKFKVTSSQDALDAIAGDKKLEAGDAEGSDVNKLYSNKGASVTYSYGIGTSQTKTKEYSDNPTFKPSDPLTVPVEVEWQGVTGARTVITADQPSNIELKLVQKNKNGGPDNQDYRKTNVNVRTNIFNETRNFEKVAKGYQYDLIAPDVPAFTKEIKNVGTETKPSFKVIYKQLPSLTIKKVLEAESNLNKEFRIKVKLTSPDSTPLNGTFGDITVVNGEAEIRVEKRKRWKGILSYLPRGTHYKVEEEAASTNGYHVTYENQEGDLNKDETSIVTNHKLPSLSVTKKVTGVFANLLKSFKITINIRDAQNSPLNGTYTATVNNKRTPLQFTNGRVSIDLNKDQTIKIDGLPLNSHYTVEEESNSSSGYQVSYENQEGKLDGDKSATVTNNKNSVPETGVDFLSSTLMLGIILPLGGIFFTILLGYLVVHRRK; encoded by the coding sequence ATGAACATTCGCTTCGATTTTAAGAAAGTTCAAATTATTGCACGCCGTTTAGTTACACTGTTAGCTATTCTCTTTTTGTGTGCTCCGATAAGTCTGTTAAATGCTGATTCTACTACAGAACCTCAGACAACCCTTCATAAAACAATTACTCCGATATCAGGACAGGATGACAAGTATGAGTTGTCATTGGATATCACGTCCAAACTGGGAACGGAGACCCAAACGGATCCCTTGGATGTTGTTTTAGTAGCAGACCTCTCAGGAAGTATGCAGAATCAGGATGTCCAATCTTTTGATGGACGGACGATCAGTCGGATTGACGCATTGAAAAATACTCTAAAAGGAACAAATGGTCGTAAGGGCTTAATTGATACCATTCTATCCAATTCTAATAACCGTTTATCTATGGTAGGATTTGGTGGGAAAATTGACAATAAAAAGAATGATCAGTATTGGGATGGAAATAAATGGAGACTTTTTAGACCATACTGGCCCTATGAACGGATGACAAAATACTATGATGGCGTTTCACCATGGGATGATGCTAACACGATTTTAGGATGGAGTAACAATGCTCGTGCTGCTAAAACAGCGGTATACAACATGAGTATTGCAGGAGGTAATTCCATTGGTACTGAGTCAGGTATTGGTACCGGGACCAATATTGGGGCTGGATTAACCTTGGCCAACCAGTTAATGGGAAGTGCAAGATCTAATGCTAAGAAAGTCGTTATTTTGCTTTCAGATGGCTTTGCGAATATGGTCTACGATGCCAATGGTTACACTATATATAACTACAATAACGAAGATCCTAATATCGAAACAGCTCCCCAGTGGTTTTGGGATAGATTAAATAATAATCTAAATAGTCTATCATATAGCTTGGCTCCAACACTTGATGGTTTCTATTCGATTAAATTTCGTTATTCAAACAATGTCGACAGTATTACCAGTCTGCAATATTATATGAGGCAACATAATGCCTCCATTCCAAATGAAATATTCTCTGCAAATGATGAAGACCAGTTACAAGACAGTTTCAAAGATATTACTGATAAGATTCTGCCACTGGGAATCCACCACGTGACCATCAAGGATGTTCTTTCTAAGTATGTCCAGCTATTACCAAACGGATCGTCAGAGTTTCGTGTCGTTAAAGAGAAAGATGGTAGCAGTGAAACATTAAGCAACGAGCAAGTAACTTTTGAAACCAAGACAAGTTCAGAAGGTTTAGTGGAGGTTACAGCTAATTTTTCTCCTAATTATTCCTTGGAAGATGGCGCTAGATATGTACTAAAATTTAAAGTTACATCTAGTCAAGATGCTTTGGATGCCATTGCTGGTGATAAAAAACTAGAGGCTGGTGATGCTGAAGGTTCTGATGTCAATAAACTCTACTCCAATAAAGGTGCCAGTGTCACCTATTCCTATGGAATAGGCACCTCTCAAACCAAGACCAAAGAATACTCTGACAACCCAACCTTTAAGCCTTCAGATCCATTAACGGTACCAGTGGAAGTTGAATGGCAAGGTGTGACGGGTGCGAGAACTGTTATTACAGCTGATCAACCGAGTAATATTGAACTGAAACTGGTTCAAAAGAACAAGAACGGAGGTCCTGATAATCAAGACTATCGAAAGACTAATGTAAATGTTAGAACAAATATCTTTAATGAAACGAGGAACTTTGAAAAAGTTGCCAAAGGATATCAATACGATTTAATTGCACCGGACGTCCCAGCCTTTACCAAAGAAATAAAAAATGTTGGTACAGAAACTAAACCATCCTTCAAGGTAATCTATAAACAATTGCCAAGTCTGACGATTAAGAAAGTGTTGGAAGCTGAAAGTAACTTGAACAAAGAGTTTAGGATTAAGGTAAAACTAACCTCTCCTGATTCTACACCATTGAATGGAACTTTTGGCGATATAACTGTTGTGAATGGAGAAGCGGAGATCCGTGTCGAAAAACGAAAACGTTGGAAAGGTATTCTAAGCTATCTTCCTCGAGGAACCCATTACAAGGTTGAAGAAGAAGCGGCATCAACGAACGGTTACCACGTTACATATGAGAATCAAGAGGGCGATCTGAATAAAGACGAAACCAGTATTGTCACGAATCACAAGCTTCCAAGTTTATCAGTTACAAAAAAGGTTACGGGTGTATTTGCCAACCTATTAAAATCCTTCAAGATTACCATTAACATTAGGGATGCTCAGAATAGTCCACTGAATGGAACCTATACTGCAACGGTAAATAATAAAAGAACCCCTCTGCAATTTACGAATGGTCGAGTGTCTATTGATCTAAACAAAGATCAAACCATAAAAATTGATGGACTTCCACTCAATAGTCACTATACCGTAGAAGAGGAATCAAACTCTTCTAGTGGATATCAGGTATCTTATGAAAATCAAGAAGGCAAGCTGGATGGAGACAAGTCCGCGACAGTCACGAATAATAAGAATAGCGTGCCTGAAACCGGAGTTGACTTCCTCAGCAGTACACTCATGTTAGGAATAATCCTTCCTCTAGGGGGAATCTTCTTTACAATCCTACTCGGATATCTAGTGGTACATAGGAGAAAATAA
- a CDS encoding signal peptidase I — MLLKKKHKKTVTQVNRDKSPPSVWGDILYLVSKLLMVGFVLATLYFFVFGLLRYNDDGMKPALKDGDLVVYYRLDKRYSIGDLLVYSYKGKERVARVIATEGSTIDINENGLIINGSPQQEQDIYKETLLYKEGATFPMKVPAGQLFVLGDNRTTAVDSRAFGTIPIQDTHGKVVTVLRRRGF; from the coding sequence ATGCTACTTAAAAAGAAACATAAGAAAACAGTAACACAAGTCAATCGGGATAAGTCTCCGCCGAGTGTATGGGGAGATATCCTCTACTTAGTCAGTAAGCTTCTGATGGTTGGGTTTGTACTGGCCACCCTTTACTTTTTTGTCTTTGGACTATTGAGATACAATGACGATGGCATGAAGCCAGCCTTAAAAGATGGCGACTTGGTTGTCTACTATAGGTTGGATAAACGTTATTCGATTGGTGATCTGCTCGTCTATAGTTATAAGGGTAAGGAAAGAGTGGCGCGTGTCATAGCAACCGAAGGAAGTACGATCGATATAAACGAAAATGGTCTCATCATCAACGGTTCTCCTCAACAAGAGCAGGATATCTACAAAGAAACGCTGCTCTATAAGGAAGGGGCTACCTTCCCAATGAAAGTCCCAGCAGGACAACTCTTTGTCCTCGGGGACAATCGAACAACGGCTGTAGATAGTCGTGCTTTTGGAACCATTCCTATACAGGATACCCATGGCAAGGTGGTAACAGTCCTAAGGCGACGGGGCTTTTGA
- a CDS encoding HIT family hydrolase has protein sequence MKKKYLAAGSALVLSLSLCIYALNQHQVEGNKDKNRVSYVDGKQDSQKTETQTPDQVSKKEDIQAEQIVVKITDQGYVTSHGDHFHYYNGKVPFDAIFSEELLMKDANYQLKDADIVNEIKGGYIIKVDGKYYVYLKDAAHADNIRTKDEIERQKQGHTHDAPTSNSAVTLARSQGRYTTDDGYIFNPSDIIEDTGDAYIVPHGGHYHYIPKSSLSASELAAAQAYLSGTRKQPTVTDYRPSPNATGQTTNPSQQAETPSNQAESLQSLLQQLYALPSSQRYAESDGLIFDPAKISSRTPSGVAIPHRNHYHFIPYTKLSALEEKIARMIPLSSDSGKPTPLENPSKPAEHPAQPDHHHDQDGDHGSQDTNHEDHDHDGEEHDHHHGEEHDHGFAADRVISEDEQGFVVSHGDHAHYFFKKDLTAAQIKAAQDHLKENHQSQHVQPLAKTVESFSRDASDEEKIKYISQTYGVPLEAIRISNGFFVFGNPDQAYDPTHIHPYAVRKEHVRIPLQTGNPELDFLNELYTTALRDGVSPYSLQVENGSFVIPHGDHNHYIKVQTNGYEVALKNKIPALQSTYQPGAFDEQTVLSKVDQLLADSRSLYKDQPIMQRRVELALGQFTENMKKLATNSTAGYLAALDLFNKQYIHVDQNVAPVETSPLDKKYQALVDKINTLDTDTYGLPKKDLLVHLQEAKLAQDETELAVIEAKLQALQDFRDRTGVTTVEYIKYFYEHVSDGRLREELRNRVAKLTWELYQSQSFLKATDLNKLFPTIYQTKLEVEEALKEEPVSTKVGKTILDTEKVDSQTAKTAIYEFLKELYGDFMPEERVSHVKKEEVDALLTKAAQLLARVKEDGVKQSLAEEAANIKAATEKENADLDEAKTQLEDLLNRIAATIQREKKEAEQDPQTVIIYQKLYNILLSLHKYLEDNKGSDADFERVDALFDQLAAKSSDKEGLLTLAKEIISLNQELRSKASETDSQSKSEKGSETTASQSSEKQEKSETEPSAQPNE, from the coding sequence ATGAAGAAGAAATACCTTGCAGCAGGATCGGCTCTTGTCCTTTCCCTAAGCCTTTGCATCTATGCATTGAACCAACACCAGGTAGAAGGAAACAAAGATAAAAATCGTGTGTCTTATGTCGATGGGAAGCAAGACTCTCAAAAAACAGAGACCCAGACACCAGACCAAGTTAGCAAAAAAGAAGACATTCAGGCTGAACAAATTGTCGTGAAAATCACAGACCAAGGTTATGTGACTTCACATGGTGATCATTTCCATTATTACAATGGTAAAGTTCCTTTTGACGCGATTTTCAGCGAAGAACTGTTGATGAAAGATGCCAATTATCAACTGAAAGATGCTGATATTGTCAATGAAATCAAAGGTGGCTACATTATCAAGGTTGATGGTAAGTATTATGTCTACCTTAAAGATGCGGCTCATGCTGATAATATTCGTACGAAGGACGAAATTGAACGCCAAAAACAAGGTCATACTCACGATGCACCAACTTCTAACAGTGCAGTGACACTTGCGCGATCACAAGGCCGTTATACTACCGACGATGGCTACATCTTTAATCCATCTGATATTATAGAGGATACTGGTGATGCTTATATCGTTCCTCATGGTGGACATTACCACTACATTCCAAAGAGTTCCTTGTCTGCTAGCGAATTAGCTGCTGCTCAAGCTTACCTTTCTGGAACTAGAAAACAACCGACTGTGACGGACTATCGTCCTAGTCCAAACGCAACTGGTCAAACTACCAACCCAAGTCAACAGGCTGAAACACCAAGTAATCAAGCTGAGAGTCTTCAAAGTCTATTGCAGCAACTCTATGCTCTTCCAAGTAGTCAACGTTATGCTGAATCAGATGGCTTGATTTTTGACCCTGCTAAGATTTCGAGCAGAACACCAAGTGGCGTAGCGATTCCACACAGAAATCACTATCATTTCATCCCATATACAAAACTTTCTGCCTTGGAAGAAAAGATTGCACGTATGATTCCTTTATCTAGCGACAGTGGGAAGCCAACACCTTTGGAAAATCCAAGCAAACCAGCAGAACATCCAGCTCAACCAGATCATCATCATGACCAAGACGGTGACCATGGAAGTCAGGATACCAACCATGAAGACCATGACCATGATGGAGAGGAGCATGACCACCACCACGGTGAAGAACATGATCATGGTTTTGCAGCTGACCGTGTTATTAGTGAAGATGAGCAAGGTTTTGTAGTTTCTCATGGAGATCACGCTCATTATTTCTTTAAGAAGGACTTGACTGCAGCCCAAATCAAAGCTGCCCAAGATCACTTGAAAGAAAATCATCAGTCTCAGCACGTTCAACCACTTGCAAAGACTGTGGAAAGTTTCTCAAGAGATGCTAGCGATGAAGAAAAAATCAAGTATATCTCACAGACCTACGGGGTTCCGCTCGAAGCGATTCGTATTTCAAACGGCTTCTTTGTCTTTGGAAATCCGGATCAAGCCTATGATCCAACCCATATCCATCCTTATGCTGTTCGAAAAGAACATGTTCGTATTCCTCTCCAAACTGGAAATCCAGAACTGGATTTCCTAAATGAACTTTATACGACTGCCCTACGTGATGGGGTGTCTCCTTATAGTTTGCAAGTAGAGAATGGTAGCTTTGTGATTCCTCACGGTGATCACAATCACTACATTAAGGTTCAGACAAATGGCTATGAAGTAGCTTTGAAAAATAAGATTCCGGCCCTACAATCGACCTATCAACCTGGAGCATTTGATGAACAAACAGTTCTATCTAAGGTGGATCAACTTTTAGCAGATAGCAGAAGTCTCTACAAAGACCAGCCAATCATGCAGAGACGGGTTGAACTTGCTTTGGGGCAGTTCACCGAAAATATGAAAAAATTGGCAACAAACTCAACTGCTGGATACCTAGCAGCATTGGATCTCTTTAATAAACAGTATATCCATGTGGACCAAAATGTGGCACCGGTTGAAACTTCACCTTTAGATAAGAAGTACCAAGCTCTAGTAGATAAGATCAATACATTGGATACAGATACTTATGGCTTGCCTAAGAAAGATCTTTTGGTACATTTGCAGGAAGCAAAACTAGCACAGGATGAGACAGAGTTGGCTGTCATTGAAGCGAAACTGCAGGCCTTGCAAGATTTCCGAGATCGGACAGGGGTTACAACAGTAGAGTACATCAAGTACTTCTACGAACATGTGTCTGATGGTCGTTTGAGAGAAGAACTTCGGAACCGTGTTGCCAAGTTGACATGGGAACTTTACCAGTCACAATCTTTCCTCAAAGCAACCGACTTGAACAAGTTATTCCCAACTATTTACCAAACTAAGTTAGAAGTAGAAGAAGCTCTCAAAGAAGAACCCGTTTCTACAAAAGTTGGTAAGACTATTCTAGATACGGAAAAAGTAGATAGTCAAACTGCTAAGACCGCCATCTATGAATTCCTAAAAGAACTCTACGGTGATTTTATGCCAGAAGAGCGGGTTAGTCATGTTAAGAAGGAAGAAGTGGATGCTCTCCTAACTAAAGCTGCCCAACTCCTAGCACGTGTCAAAGAAGATGGTGTCAAACAATCCCTAGCTGAAGAAGCAGCTAATATCAAAGCGGCTACTGAAAAGGAAAATGCAGACCTTGACGAAGCTAAAACACAACTTGAGGATCTTTTAAATCGTATTGCAGCGACTATCCAACGAGAGAAAAAAGAAGCAGAACAAGATCCACAAACGGTGATTATCTACCAAAAACTCTATAATATCTTGCTCTCCCTTCACAAGTACTTAGAGGATAACAAAGGATCTGATGCTGACTTTGAACGTGTCGATGCCCTTTTTGATCAACTCGCAGCTAAAAGTAGTGATAAAGAAGGTCTCCTCACTCTAGCTAAAGAAATCATTAGCTTGAACCAAGAACTTCGTTCAAAAGCAAGTGAAACTGACAGTCAATCTAAGTCTGAGAAAGGCAGTGAAACAACTGCTTCTCAATCAAGCGAAAAGCAAGAGAAAAGTGAGACTGAGCCAAGTGCTCAACCAAACGAATAA
- a CDS encoding adhesion protein: MKKRTILLLMASLLILVLGACSQKEKQESKGMKIVTSFYPIYAMVKEVSGDLNDVRMIQSSSGIHSFEPSANDIAAIYDADVFVYHSHTLESWAGSLDPNLKNSKVKVLEASEGMTLERVPGLEDVEAGDGIDEKTLYDPHTWLDPEKAGEEAQIIADKLSEIDSANKETYQKNAKNFIAKAQELTKKYQPIFEKASQKTFVTQHTAFSYLAKRFGLKQLGIAGISPEQEPSPRQLTEIQEFVKTYKVKTIFTESNASSKVAETLVKSTGVSLKTLNPLEADPENDKTYLENLEENMNVLAEELK; the protein is encoded by the coding sequence ATGAAAAAAAGAACAATTCTACTATTAATGGCAAGTCTGTTGATTCTTGTCTTAGGAGCATGTAGCCAAAAAGAAAAACAAGAATCAAAAGGGATGAAGATTGTCACAAGTTTTTACCCAATCTATGCCATGGTCAAAGAGGTATCAGGTGACTTGAATGATGTACGGATGATTCAGTCAAGTAGTGGGATTCACTCCTTTGAACCATCAGCAAATGACATTGCTGCCATTTATGATGCGGATGTCTTTGTCTATCACTCTCATACGCTCGAATCTTGGGCTGGAAGTCTAGATCCTAACTTGAAAAATTCAAAAGTTAAGGTTTTAGAAGCTTCTGAAGGGATGACGTTGGAGCGTGTACCGGGTTTGGAAGATGTAGAAGCTGGTGACGGGATTGATGAAAAAACGCTCTATGACCCTCACACTTGGTTAGATCCTGAAAAAGCAGGCGAAGAGGCGCAGATTATTGCGGATAAACTTTCGGAGATTGACAGTGCTAATAAGGAGACGTATCAAAAGAATGCTAAAAACTTTATCGCTAAAGCCCAAGAATTGACTAAGAAGTACCAGCCTATTTTTGAAAAAGCGAGTCAAAAGACCTTTGTTACACAACACACAGCCTTTTCTTATCTCGCTAAACGCTTTGGTTTGAAACAACTTGGTATAGCAGGGATTTCACCTGAACAAGAGCCAAGTCCGAGACAACTAACAGAAATTCAAGAATTCGTTAAGACTTATAAGGTTAAAACCATCTTTACTGAGAGCAATGCTTCTTCTAAAGTCGCTGAGACTTTGGTCAAATCAACAGGAGTTAGCCTAAAGACCCTCAATCCTTTAGAAGCAGATCCTGAAAATGACAAAACTTACTTAGAAAATCTAGAAGAAAACATGAATGTTCTTGCAGAAGAATTAAAATGA
- a CDS encoding peptidase T → MTYPNLLDRFLTYVKVNTRSDEHSTTTPSTQSQVDFATNVLIPEMKRVGLQNVYYLPNGFAIGTLPANDPSLTRKIGFISHMDTADFNAEGVNPQVIENYDGGVIDLGDSGFKLDPADFKSLEKYPGQTLITTDGTTLLGADDKSGIAEIMTAIEYLTAHPEIKHCEIRVGFGPDEEIGVGANKFDAEDFNVDFAYTVDGGPLGELQYETFSAAAAELHFQGRNVHPGTAKGQMVNALQLAIDFHNQLPENDRPELTDGYQGFYHLMDVTGSVEEARASYIIRDFEKDAFEARKAAMQAIADKMNQELGNDRVSLTLTDQYYNMKEVIEKDMTPVTIAKAVMEDLGIAPIIEPIRGGTDGSKISFMGIPTPNIFAGGENMHGRFEYVSLQTMERAVDTIIGIVAYKD, encoded by the coding sequence ATGACTTATCCGAACCTTTTAGATCGTTTCTTGACCTACGTTAAGGTCAATACGCGTTCTGATGAACACTCTACTACTACTCCAAGTACGCAAAGCCAGGTAGATTTTGCGACCAATGTTCTTATTCCTGAAATGAAACGTGTCGGTCTGCAAAACGTCTACTACCTTCCAAATGGTTTTGCTATTGGTACCTTACCAGCTAATGATCCCAGCCTTACACGCAAGATTGGCTTCATCTCCCACATGGATACTGCTGATTTTAATGCTGAGGGAGTTAATCCGCAAGTCATTGAAAATTACGATGGTGGAGTTATCGACTTGGGTGATTCTGGATTTAAACTCGATCCTGCTGATTTCAAGAGCCTTGAGAAATATCCAGGCCAAACGCTTATCACAACTGATGGCACGACCTTGCTGGGTGCTGATGACAAGTCAGGGATTGCTGAAATTATGACTGCTATTGAATATCTGACTGCTCATCCCGAAATCAAACACTGTGAGATTCGAGTTGGTTTTGGACCAGATGAAGAAATCGGTGTTGGAGCTAACAAATTTGATGCTGAAGACTTTAACGTTGACTTTGCCTATACTGTTGATGGTGGTCCGCTAGGTGAGCTTCAGTATGAAACTTTCTCAGCAGCTGCTGCTGAGCTTCATTTCCAAGGGCGCAATGTTCACCCTGGTACTGCTAAAGGACAGATGGTCAATGCCCTTCAGCTAGCGATTGATTTTCATAATCAACTTCCAGAGAATGACCGACCTGAATTGACAGATGGTTATCAAGGTTTCTATCATCTTATGGATGTGACAGGTAGTGTCGAGGAGGCGCGTGCAAGCTACATCATCCGTGACTTTGAAAAAGATGCCTTTGAAGCTCGTAAAGCAGCTATGCAAGCCATCGCTGACAAGATGAATCAAGAGCTTGGGAATGATCGCGTTAGCTTGACTCTGACAGACCAGTACTACAATATGAAAGAAGTCATCGAGAAAGACATGACACCCGTTACCATTGCTAAAGCTGTTATGGAAGATTTAGGGATCGCGCCAATTATCGAACCGATTCGTGGTGGAACAGATGGGTCTAAGATTTCCTTTATGGGGATCCCAACTCCTAATATCTTTGCTGGTGGTGAAAACATGCATGGACGTTTTGAATACGTCAGTCTTCAGACCATGGAGCGTGCGGTGGATACCATCATTGGTATTGTAGCTTATAAAGACTAA